One Fibrobacter sp. UWB2 DNA window includes the following coding sequences:
- a CDS encoding aspartate aminotransferase family protein — MAQSLANSIFEEDKQFIAPLYGKANIEFVRGEGSYLFDKNGKKYLDFVAGIAVNALGHQNAAIKKAVEEQMDSFFHISNLYPNYPQVNLAKALLAATGFDKAFFCNSGTEANEGCIKFARKYFDRKGEKNRQKIVTFINSFHGRTFAALSATGQPAIREGFGSMPGDFVHVPWNDVAALKAEVNSDTCAIMLESLAAEGGVMTVSDEMVAAINSLKKEFGCLVIVDEVQAGMGRLGTFLGLQKHGIDADLVSLAKALGGGLPLGAVLLRQKVADQLKAGDHGTTFGGNPVACAVGLAVVNQIAKPEFLANVEARSAQLKAGLEAIAAKFPAVKSVRGEGLILGLALDESLPVGNVIAAARDEGMMVLSAKGNVLRLLPPLNVSAAECDEALAKLEKAFATATK; from the coding sequence ATGGCACAATCCTTGGCTAATTCCATTTTTGAAGAAGACAAGCAGTTTATCGCCCCGCTTTACGGTAAGGCCAATATTGAATTTGTCCGTGGCGAAGGTTCTTACTTGTTCGACAAGAACGGCAAGAAGTATCTTGACTTTGTCGCTGGCATCGCCGTGAACGCTCTCGGCCACCAGAATGCTGCTATCAAGAAGGCTGTCGAAGAACAGATGGACAGCTTCTTCCACATTTCGAACCTTTATCCGAACTACCCGCAGGTGAACCTCGCTAAGGCTCTCCTCGCTGCAACGGGATTCGACAAGGCATTCTTCTGCAACTCCGGTACCGAAGCTAACGAAGGCTGCATCAAGTTTGCTCGTAAGTATTTCGATCGCAAGGGTGAAAAGAACCGCCAGAAGATCGTAACGTTCATCAACAGCTTCCACGGTCGTACGTTTGCAGCCCTTTCTGCAACGGGTCAGCCGGCCATCCGCGAAGGCTTTGGCTCCATGCCGGGTGACTTTGTTCACGTTCCTTGGAACGATGTGGCTGCCCTCAAGGCCGAAGTCAACAGCGACACTTGCGCTATCATGCTTGAATCTCTCGCTGCCGAAGGTGGCGTGATGACCGTTTCCGATGAAATGGTCGCTGCAATCAACAGCTTGAAGAAAGAATTCGGCTGCCTCGTGATTGTCGACGAAGTCCAGGCAGGTATGGGCCGTCTCGGCACATTCCTTGGCCTCCAGAAGCATGGCATTGATGCTGACCTCGTGTCGCTTGCCAAGGCTCTTGGCGGTGGTCTCCCGCTCGGTGCAGTGCTCCTCCGCCAGAAGGTTGCTGACCAGCTCAAGGCAGGCGATCATGGCACGACGTTTGGTGGTAACCCGGTTGCTTGCGCAGTGGGTCTCGCTGTCGTGAACCAGATTGCAAAGCCGGAATTCCTCGCCAATGTCGAAGCTCGCTCCGCTCAGCTCAAGGCTGGCCTCGAAGCGATTGCTGCTAAGTTCCCGGCAGTGAAGAGCGTGCGTGGTGAAGGCCTTATTCTCGGCCTCGCTCTCGACGAATCTCTCCCGGTCGGCAACGTGATTGCTGCTGCTCGCGACGAAGGCATGATGGTTCTCAGCGCTAAGGGCAACGTGCTCCGTTTGCTCCCGCCGTTGAACGTCTCCGCTGCCGAATGCGACGAAGCTTTAGCAAAGCTTGAAAAGGCTTTTGCAACAGCTACAAAGTAA
- the argB gene encoding acetylglutamate kinase gives MKKVVVKIGGSLAIDEAKLADFVAAVSKLPAMGCQVAVVHGGGKDINENISLLREQPTFIDGLRVTTPSIMKMVEMTLSGHVNKKLVRMLLENNCNAVGLSGVDGKLFEVVKKQGKVDLGLVGEVKKVNPQIVETLWSAGFVPVVSPISIGPDENGKAVSWNVNADTAASELAVALHADQFVLVSDVPGVMDDTKTVIPELTEDASEALIASGVINGGMIPKVRESFKSIERGLKSIHIVGWKDADHFVKQINGELNYGTILG, from the coding sequence GCGGCAGTCAGCAAGCTTCCGGCTATGGGCTGCCAAGTGGCCGTGGTGCACGGCGGTGGCAAGGACATCAACGAGAACATCTCCTTGCTCCGAGAACAACCCACCTTTATCGACGGTCTCCGAGTCACGACGCCTTCTATCATGAAGATGGTCGAAATGACACTCTCGGGTCACGTCAACAAGAAGCTCGTGCGAATGCTCCTCGAAAACAATTGCAACGCTGTCGGCCTCAGTGGCGTCGATGGCAAGTTGTTTGAAGTGGTCAAGAAGCAGGGCAAGGTGGATCTTGGCCTCGTGGGCGAAGTCAAGAAGGTCAATCCGCAGATTGTGGAAACGCTTTGGTCTGCTGGCTTTGTCCCGGTCGTAAGCCCGATCTCTATCGGTCCTGACGAAAACGGTAAGGCTGTGAGCTGGAACGTGAATGCCGATACTGCCGCAAGCGAACTGGCTGTGGCACTCCACGCTGACCAGTTCGTGCTGGTGAGCGATGTCCCGGGCGTGATGGACGATACCAAGACCGTCATTCCGGAACTCACGGAAGATGCAAGCGAAGCCCTCATCGCTTCTGGCGTCATCAACGGCGGCATGATTCCGAAGGTCCGCGAAAGCTTCAAGAGCATTGAACGCGGCCTCAAGAGCATTCACATTGTCGGCTGGAAGGATGCCGACCACTTTGTAAAACAAATTAATGGAGAACTGAACTATGGCACAATCCTTGGCTAA